The genomic region GAGAAAGCTTCCAGAATAAAGGAAGTTCAGGAAAGGGGACTTACTGTTGCAATGGTTGGAGATGGCATTAATGATGCACCTGCACTTGCACAGGCTGATGTGGGTATAGCAATTGGAGCCGGTACTGATGTTGCAGTGGAAACAGCGGACATAGTACTTGTAAAAAGTAATCCTCTTGATGTGCTGGCCATAATGGAACTCTCAAAGGCAACTTACAGCAAAATGAAACAGAATCTTTTCTGGGCAACAGGCTACAATGCTCTGGCAATTCCACTTGCAGCAGGGGTGTTGTATCAACAGGGAATTTTATTGTCACCGGCAGCAGGAGCCGTACTGATGTCAATGAGCACAATTATCGTTGCTGTAAATGCAAGACTTCTATCCATAGACCGGGAACACAAGCCGGAGTGATTTCAATTTATGTATTATTCCCGCAGAGAAAATTTATTTCTGACATTGCTCATTGAACTTTTTGTATATTTGTCAGCTATCTTTGTTACCGACACACCAAGTAAAAGACCCATAAATAATCCAATCTGAAATGTAAGTTCACCAAATCCTGATTTTGCATGTATTTCCCATTCATCGATTTGCAAAGATACAAAAAGCTGAACTGCAAGCAAAAAAATGGTAATTATTTTCCATGTTTTTATTTTCATTTTTCTGGTCCCCCGGAGGAAAAAAGTCTGATCTCATTATCGAATTTGATTAGAATCCCCTCACATATAGAAATAAATTGCTTTATTGTATAAAAAAGTTATTATCTGTCTGTTCATACGTTCAGAAAATTTATTCCCAAAGTTGCAGACAACAAAATAATCCGGAATACATCTCAACCGTTTGATTTCAATAAATATATATATAAATACAAATCAACAATATAAAAGCCATGGATATCCTCATACCTGATATTGTTGATACAGCTCTAATAAGTGGTGTAATATCACTTTTCCTTATTGCAGACATCCTGATCAAAAATTACATGAAGATCAATCTGAGAGATGTTGGAGCTGATCTTGCTATCGGTTCTGTGGTTATCCAGTTTGGTTATATTACCCTTATACTTGTGAACCAGCAGATGGAAATCTTCTGGAATAATGTTCTCCTTGCAATATGCTTCGGGCTTTTCTGGGCCGCATGTCTCTGGCTTGCGAGCAAAAGAGATGCCCTGACAGATATGTTCTCTTACACAATCGGAACTTTTACCCTGGCAGCATCCATAATGCATTTCCTTGGAACTTTCAAACCCATGGGAATGATTATGCTGTTTGTATATTCACTCATCCTCTCAGTATTGGCTTTCCTTCTGGCTGATTATCTCAGAACAGAATCAGTGAAGAAAACTTATGAGAAACTTACAAAAGACCTGCAGATATATGATATGAATGAGAGCTACAGGAAACTGGAAGCAGGCAAAGAGAATATTGACCCGCTGCAACCTGTGGTTGATATAATACGTGGAGCTGTCAGGAATAATGACGACTTTACCGCAATTGTGGGTGTTAAAACAATTCCAAAGCTGGCCTCAAAAGTTCTCATTTCCAGTGGAAAAAAGAACCTCATTATAAAGTATATCAATATACACCTGTACCAGCTTGCCATTCTTGCAAGAGAAGAAAAGAACAGGCTAGTATTGATGGAAGTGATTGATGCATTCGGTTCCATTGGAAAAGAATGTTCAGAAACCGGTATGGAAATATTTAGTTTGCAGACTCTGGACAAGATGACTGGTTTCTTTGAACTGCACAGGGAAATTGAATACTTCCCGCCGGTGGAAAAACTCACACTCATCAAACGTTCAAAGGGCATTAAGGAAATAGTCAATGTTTTCAGGAATAAGATGGTTTCAAGTCCTCTTCACAAACTTGCAATTGCAACAGGGGACATCGGGGTCGCATCAGCTAAAAAGAATATGCTGGACAGTACTGAAAAATCAGTTGTATTGCTTAAGAAGATAGCACTTGATGCAGCAATTAACAGGGATACCGCAACTCTTGGAAATATCCGGGAAGTACTGCTTGAAGTCGCAAGGACAGTTGACAGTAAAGACCAGAAGCACCTGAAAAAACTCATTATCTACACTCTGAGAGATATCGGAATTAAAGCTGTGCAGGAGTCTCCTGAAAGAGAAAGACACGATTGTCTTGATAAAGTGATTGAAGCCCTTGAAGAAGTTGGACAGATTTTTGGAAGGGAGTCACTTGCCGATGTTACATCTGCACTGAAAGATATAGGTGTGGTTGCCGCAAGGAAACATTCAGATGAAAAGGTCTCAAGGATAATTCCTGTTATGGAACAGTTCTGTACTGTTGCGGCATCAGATAATCAGGCGGACAACGTCTCACTTGCTGTTAATGCTATTGTTGAGGTATGCGAGATATCAATTAAGGAGCAGATGGTGGAATCTACTGCCAGTTCCTCAAAGAGCCTTGCAAACCTTTCAAACATCGAATCGATTTCTGTGATTGTCAGTGAAGCTATTTTTGAGATAGGTAAGTATCAGGAAATTGACAGGGAGATGTTTGCCCTTTTTGATAAAACCTACCGCAAGTCAGGCGGAAGGTAGTCTTCTTTTAGTCTGCATTTCGAAGAGTATATGTATTGTAATTGTGTTGTATTACTGCTATAGCTAGTGCAACATTTTGATGTTGCCTGCTAATTTTAACTTAAAACAAGGGATTATTATGGAAATCAATGGAGTAGAAATCGAAGATACTTTTGCAGAAGCGTTCCCAATCAAGATCTCAAGAGTACTTATCACCGCAGCAACAAAACGCTGGGCAGAGATAGCAGCACTTGAAGCAACAGGATTCGGTACCTCTGTTATTATGTGCCCTGCAGAAGCAGGTATTGAAAAGTTCGTAGGTCCTGATGAGACTCCTGACGGAAGACCTGGTGTATACATCCAGATCTGCACCTTCGGATACGAATCACTTGAACACCAGTTACTTGAGCGCCTTGGCCAGTGTGTGCTTACAGCACCAACAACAGCTGTTTTCAACGGTATGCCAGAAGCTGAGAAGCAGTTCAACGTAGGTTTCAAATTGAAGTTCTTCGGTGACGGAATGGAATCCGAGACAGAAGTAGACGGTCGCAAGATGTACAGCATCCCAATCATGGAGGGTGACTTCCTTGTAGAAGAGAACATCGGCGCTGTAGCAGGTATTGC from Methanolobus tindarius DSM 2278 harbors:
- the fhcD gene encoding formylmethanofuran--tetrahydromethanopterin N-formyltransferase: MEINGVEIEDTFAEAFPIKISRVLITAATKRWAEIAALEATGFGTSVIMCPAEAGIEKFVGPDETPDGRPGVYIQICTFGYESLEHQLLERLGQCVLTAPTTAVFNGMPEAEKQFNVGFKLKFFGDGMESETEVDGRKMYSIPIMEGDFLVEENIGAVAGIAGGNFFIFGDSQMTALTAAEVAVDAIKDLEGTITPFPGGIVASGSKAGFNNYKFMKATANEKFCPSIRDKVEGTEIPEGVKAVYELVINGVDEDAIQKAMKAGIEAAIAVPGVSKITAGNYGGKLGKYQFHLKDLC